In the Oceanispirochaeta sp. M1 genome, one interval contains:
- a CDS encoding Hsp20/alpha crystallin family protein → MTNMVVRRRAQVNPWNEIDKAWDSFYRASDEPRKPVVQINNEESKVTLTAELPGFGPEDIDIQVKENLLTVQAFRITEIKAEIEGEKAEEERKIIFEKSFVLPDDLNRDNFEAEMKNGLLTLDLPRKEKAAPRSIKVKA, encoded by the coding sequence ATGACAAATATGGTAGTTAGAAGAAGAGCTCAGGTAAATCCCTGGAATGAAATTGATAAAGCATGGGATTCCTTCTATAGAGCCTCAGATGAGCCCCGTAAGCCCGTGGTTCAGATCAACAATGAAGAAAGCAAAGTGACTCTTACAGCAGAGCTTCCCGGTTTCGGCCCTGAAGACATCGATATTCAGGTAAAAGAAAACCTGCTTACTGTCCAGGCCTTCAGAATCACAGAGATTAAGGCTGAGATTGAGGGTGAAAAAGCTGAAGAAGAGAGAAAAATAATCTTCGAAAAGAGCTTTGTTCTTCCTGATGATCTGAATAGAGACAATTTTGAAGCAGAAATGAAAAATGGCTTATTGACCCTGGATCTTCCCCGAAAAGAGAAAGCGGCCCCCAGATCAATAAAAGTAAAAGCCTAA
- a CDS encoding Hsp20/alpha crystallin family protein, protein MTNLVVRRNSAGTVNPWREMDKMFNDFNNADEAAPRKPIVHIENEENRVVLTAELPGFTAEDLDIQVKENLLTIQAVQKGENKKDENKVVFERSFVLPEDLQSDKIQAEMKNGLLTLELPRKEKPAPLAIKVKG, encoded by the coding sequence ATGACCAATTTAGTAGTTAGAAGAAATTCTGCAGGAACCGTAAATCCCTGGAGAGAAATGGATAAGATGTTTAATGATTTTAACAATGCCGATGAAGCAGCACCCCGGAAACCCATAGTCCATATTGAAAATGAAGAAAATCGTGTGGTTCTGACTGCAGAGCTTCCCGGATTTACCGCAGAGGATCTTGATATTCAGGTAAAGGAAAACCTGCTGACAATCCAGGCAGTTCAGAAAGGTGAGAATAAAAAAGATGAAAACAAGGTTGTTTTTGAAAGAAGCTTTGTTCTTCCCGAAGACCTGCAGAGCGATAAGATCCAGGCGGAGATGAAAAATGGACTCCTGACCCTGGAACTCCCCCGCAAGGAGAAACCTGCACCCCTGGCCATCAAGGTCAAAGGTTAA
- a CDS encoding emopamil-binding family protein — protein MNDITNLPLKERPVDIFFIIMFALFTITSGIADLIPTLGIEMSPDSPNFIARANYAYAYGTDPLFLFTADHPVPVWMRFVTGLSAFVYPVFYILFIVSAIKGWNRIQVPAVMYATSISVITGVVVFGVEFFGEPEWRCQNIPKFLSLNLPYVLIPLFLLVRMRKESPFTRKF, from the coding sequence ATGAATGACATAACAAATCTTCCTCTCAAAGAGCGTCCCGTTGATATCTTCTTTATAATCATGTTTGCTCTTTTCACAATCACCTCAGGTATTGCCGATCTCATTCCTACACTGGGAATCGAAATGTCTCCGGACAGCCCCAATTTTATTGCCAGGGCTAACTATGCCTACGCCTATGGAACTGATCCGCTTTTTCTCTTTACTGCGGATCATCCCGTTCCCGTCTGGATGAGGTTTGTGACAGGTCTGTCAGCCTTTGTTTATCCTGTTTTCTACATTCTCTTTATTGTCTCTGCCATTAAGGGATGGAATCGGATACAAGTCCCTGCAGTCATGTATGCCACCAGTATTTCAGTGATTACAGGAGTTGTCGTATTTGGTGTAGAATTTTTCGGGGAGCCCGAATGGAGATGTCAGAATATTCCCAAATTTTTGAGTCTGAATCTGCCCTATGTTCTGATTCCTCTGTTTCTGCTTGTCAGGATGAGAAAAGAGAGCCCCTTTACCAGGAAGTTCTAG
- a CDS encoding sensor domain-containing diguanylate cyclase, producing the protein MKQNKTFKTLIADETLLKALSDIGIYITNYETDETLPSHYWTDIKDKFQVDRTSDGFLENIHPEDRKRVSESLTRKREGKSSQFDETYRLKQSDGSYLFIKSTSMVVRLKEDGTPLIIVGSDTDITELKQTEKELKNSIKKEKKRSRELELMRQMSATFSSSLDINETVQNILEEMRRIIPFQTSTVQLLKGSYLEVLGGSGFEDIEKIKSMKFKFPDAGSLSTKALQQRIPVLTNDIEKEFPSFSQPVKNMTLRSWIGIPLIAGGEILGLMALDHTEKGKFNKHHLEIAGTIGDHIAIALENSLFHESAYRMAMEDALTGAGSRHRLQLEGRLLYETAIRSKSYLSVGIIDIDKFKLINDEYGHGTGDLVLKRIADLCTQVLRVTDLFVRFGGEEFVMIFPDTEKAEALNVLERIRAGIQGIKHPEFNKKVTVSAGLYSACPKKEETLSSFIAKADKALFISKDGGRNRSTIFSD; encoded by the coding sequence ATGAAGCAGAATAAAACGTTCAAAACATTAATAGCCGATGAAACACTTCTCAAAGCTCTCTCCGATATTGGTATCTACATAACGAATTATGAAACCGATGAAACTCTACCCAGTCATTACTGGACTGATATAAAAGATAAGTTTCAGGTAGATAGAACCAGTGACGGCTTCCTGGAGAACATCCATCCCGAAGACAGAAAAAGAGTCAGCGAAAGCCTGACAAGAAAAAGGGAAGGAAAATCATCGCAGTTCGATGAAACATATCGTCTGAAACAGTCCGACGGTTCCTATCTCTTTATAAAATCAACAAGTATGGTTGTGAGATTAAAAGAAGATGGAACCCCCCTGATAATTGTCGGATCTGATACAGATATTACCGAACTGAAACAGACTGAGAAAGAACTTAAGAACAGTATTAAAAAAGAAAAGAAACGCTCCAGGGAACTTGAACTCATGAGACAGATGTCTGCAACCTTCAGTTCCTCCCTGGATATCAATGAAACAGTACAGAATATACTCGAGGAGATGCGGAGAATCATTCCCTTCCAGACAAGCACTGTCCAGTTATTAAAGGGTTCATACCTTGAAGTATTAGGGGGCTCCGGTTTCGAGGATATTGAGAAAATTAAGTCCATGAAGTTTAAGTTTCCAGACGCAGGAAGTCTGAGTACCAAGGCACTTCAGCAGAGAATCCCTGTCCTGACAAATGATATAGAAAAAGAGTTCCCCAGTTTCAGTCAGCCTGTTAAAAATATGACTCTGCGATCCTGGATCGGCATCCCCCTTATTGCGGGGGGAGAAATTTTGGGACTTATGGCTTTGGATCATACGGAAAAGGGAAAATTCAATAAACACCATCTGGAAATTGCCGGAACAATTGGAGACCACATTGCCATAGCCCTGGAGAACTCACTTTTTCATGAAAGTGCCTATAGGATGGCAATGGAAGATGCACTCACCGGAGCCGGCAGCAGACACCGTCTTCAACTGGAAGGGAGACTGCTTTATGAAACTGCAATTCGCAGCAAATCGTATTTATCGGTTGGTATTATTGATATTGATAAATTCAAACTCATAAATGATGAGTATGGACATGGAACAGGAGATCTGGTACTCAAGCGAATTGCAGATCTATGCACACAGGTACTGCGTGTCACAGATCTGTTTGTCCGCTTCGGTGGTGAAGAATTCGTTATGATATTTCCTGATACAGAGAAAGCGGAAGCACTTAATGTATTAGAAAGGATAAGAGCCGGAATCCAGGGGATTAAGCATCCTGAATTTAATAAAAAAGTAACTGTAAGTGCCGGCTTATACTCTGCCTGTCCCAAAAAAGAAGAAACTCTGAGCTCCTTTATCGCAAAGGCAGATAAAGCACTTTTCATCTCAAAAGATGGCGGACGGAACAGGAGTACCATATTCTCCGATTAA
- a CDS encoding DUF2971 domain-containing protein: protein MNMQEILQRELNTLFESRGHPGLPPSLSLEVQLDLQKETFFLKQEQQIFEELIHMRDKTKTFYHYTSFPALMEILKSGKIRFSSPAGLNDITEISSGNTILKEQLDPELDEIRLHNITKRFIFSLTDRYDNLNQWRLYGADGTGVCLGLDLSGISDDKYLRFGCILYGEAIAATLSRIRSRITDELQKNFDFRDYQRWGYFIKDSDYAEESEYRLICYDDSEKLLNKASWRINNHGAFYPYLDMDMKALNMELETILFGPKFKEKVLNKGMIENYLTRYYSEKQISIEFSSIKSYR, encoded by the coding sequence ATGAATATGCAGGAAATTCTTCAGCGGGAGCTGAATACACTTTTTGAATCCCGGGGACACCCGGGACTCCCACCTTCTCTCTCCCTGGAAGTACAGCTGGATCTGCAGAAAGAGACATTCTTTCTCAAACAGGAGCAGCAGATCTTTGAAGAACTTATCCATATGAGGGACAAGACAAAGACATTTTATCACTACACATCCTTCCCCGCCCTGATGGAGATTCTCAAAAGCGGAAAGATACGTTTCTCCAGTCCTGCAGGGCTGAACGATATAACTGAGATCAGCAGCGGGAATACAATCCTCAAGGAGCAGCTGGACCCCGAACTGGATGAGATTCGCCTGCATAATATAACGAAAAGGTTTATCTTCTCTCTCACCGACCGCTATGACAACCTCAACCAGTGGCGACTCTACGGAGCAGACGGTACAGGAGTCTGTCTCGGACTGGATCTGAGCGGAATCAGCGATGACAAATATCTCCGCTTCGGCTGCATACTCTACGGTGAAGCGATTGCTGCAACTCTAAGCCGTATCCGGTCAAGAATAACTGATGAACTTCAGAAAAATTTTGATTTCAGAGATTATCAGAGATGGGGTTATTTCATCAAGGACAGCGATTACGCTGAAGAGTCAGAGTACAGGCTGATCTGTTACGATGACAGTGAAAAGTTGCTGAACAAGGCCAGCTGGCGGATAAACAACCATGGAGCCTTCTATCCATATCTTGATATGGATATGAAAGCCCTGAACATGGAGCTGGAAACAATTCTCTTCGGACCGAAGTTCAAAGAGAAAGTTCTCAATAAAGGGATGATTGAAAACTACCTGACCCGCTACTATTCGGAAAAACAGATCAGCATAGAGTTCTCATCCATCAAAAGCTACCGATGA
- a CDS encoding peptidylprolyl isomerase, with amino-acid sequence MKKMIPLLMVVMVSLLSCGAGKLDEGSVARVNKTDIPQSEFDAEVEAFKKQYEAQGQFLTEADLDMVKPRLLDSLVVKQLLLDKAASLDIASDSESVQKQMDSFKQQFPSDEEFINSLATNGFTEESLTQELEWQSVLQSLFDLEVADKVTSSDEDIRKFYDDNKETYFMTPESVNASHILMMIGDEQSEEDALLKIQKAQQKIAAGMDFGDAAATYSEGPTKDRRGDLGTIARGQTVPAFEEAAFSQEIGVVGEPVLSQFGYHLILVTGKNEAFATPFEDVKDMIKQQLDEQAIQEGTMAYIEELRESADIVLPEWATAETEAAVQAPAQS; translated from the coding sequence ATGAAAAAAATGATACCCCTGCTTATGGTAGTTATGGTCTCCCTTCTCTCCTGCGGTGCAGGAAAACTGGATGAGGGTAGCGTTGCCAGAGTAAATAAAACAGATATTCCCCAGAGCGAGTTTGACGCTGAGGTGGAAGCATTCAAGAAGCAGTATGAGGCACAGGGACAGTTCCTGACAGAAGCTGATCTGGATATGGTCAAACCCCGTCTTCTGGATTCTCTTGTGGTAAAACAGCTGCTCCTGGACAAGGCTGCATCCCTGGATATTGCTTCTGACAGCGAATCAGTGCAGAAACAGATGGATTCTTTTAAACAGCAGTTCCCCTCTGATGAGGAGTTTATCAACAGCCTTGCGACAAACGGATTTACCGAAGAATCTCTGACTCAGGAACTTGAATGGCAGTCTGTTCTGCAGAGTCTCTTCGATCTGGAAGTTGCCGACAAGGTCACATCTTCTGATGAAGATATTCGTAAATTCTATGATGACAATAAAGAGACCTACTTCATGACTCCCGAGTCTGTGAATGCCAGCCATATTCTGATGATGATAGGTGATGAGCAGAGTGAAGAAGACGCACTGCTTAAGATTCAGAAAGCACAGCAGAAGATTGCAGCCGGTATGGACTTCGGTGATGCTGCTGCCACTTACTCTGAAGGTCCCACCAAGGACAGAAGAGGAGATCTGGGAACTATTGCCAGAGGACAGACAGTCCCGGCTTTCGAAGAAGCAGCATTCTCACAGGAAATCGGAGTTGTGGGAGAACCTGTTCTTTCCCAGTTCGGTTATCACCTGATCCTTGTGACAGGAAAGAATGAAGCCTTTGCCACTCCCTTTGAGGATGTCAAAGATATGATTAAACAGCAGCTTGACGAGCAGGCAATCCAGGAAGGAACAATGGCCTATATCGAAGAACTTAGAGAGAGTGCCGATATTGTGCTGCCTGAATGGGCTACTGCCGAAACAGAGGCAGCTGTACAGGCACCCGCTCAATCCTGA
- a CDS encoding YafY family protein: MAAAKNLIQFMKAFELLSRPGGISIKELQEKLDISRRSVYRLFESMDELGYPLVDSPLDGKTKSWGLMAEYVSARPSGRVPRLSLNTAEIMILYQILSRQTPLYESGMKQTISALRNRLEQFYLENSGAEELQRFKDIFINIPGQYKHLEGKEKIYETLLQAALEKKYCRGSYRSFRDGGEEEKEIEFAPLCFFEWNYGLYCFVYRREDQALRTMALERFESIRMSDRPFREEPEFDPESMLSNAWALTCNDPVSVVIHFSKEAAPYIREREWQPGQKIELNTDGSLVLKLKTSGRRDVKSWILSFGKDAELLKPADLRNEINKELTELYKKYNK; this comes from the coding sequence ATGGCTGCTGCAAAAAACCTGATTCAATTTATGAAAGCATTTGAACTGTTGTCCCGCCCTGGTGGTATCAGTATCAAAGAACTCCAGGAGAAACTGGACATCAGCCGCAGATCGGTCTATAGACTATTCGAATCCATGGATGAACTTGGATATCCCCTTGTAGACTCACCCCTGGATGGTAAAACAAAAAGCTGGGGACTTATGGCCGAATATGTAAGTGCCCGACCATCAGGAAGAGTTCCCCGGCTTTCCCTGAATACCGCCGAGATAATGATTCTGTATCAGATTCTCTCACGACAGACACCCTTGTATGAATCAGGGATGAAGCAGACCATTTCGGCTCTGCGTAACAGGCTGGAGCAATTTTACCTTGAAAACTCCGGAGCCGAAGAACTGCAGAGATTCAAAGATATCTTTATAAATATTCCGGGACAGTACAAACATCTGGAGGGTAAGGAGAAGATCTACGAGACCCTTCTTCAGGCTGCACTTGAAAAAAAATACTGCCGGGGAAGCTATCGCTCTTTCAGAGACGGCGGTGAAGAAGAGAAGGAAATTGAATTTGCCCCTCTTTGCTTTTTTGAATGGAATTACGGTCTGTACTGTTTTGTCTACCGCAGAGAGGACCAAGCCCTGAGAACTATGGCACTGGAACGTTTTGAATCAATCCGTATGAGTGACAGGCCCTTTCGTGAAGAGCCTGAATTTGATCCCGAATCGATGCTCAGCAATGCCTGGGCCCTCACATGTAACGACCCGGTTTCAGTGGTGATCCACTTTTCAAAGGAAGCGGCACCCTATATCAGGGAAAGGGAGTGGCAGCCGGGACAGAAAATTGAACTGAATACCGACGGAAGCCTTGTTCTGAAATTGAAAACTTCAGGTAGAAGAGATGTAAAAAGCTGGATTCTCTCATTCGGAAAGGATGCAGAACTTCTGAAACCGGCAGACCTGAGAAATGAAATCAATAAAGAACTTACAGAGCTGTACAAGAAATATAATAAATAA
- a CDS encoding M48 family metallopeptidase, with the protein MHRLSFIEEKILHIQGSPVRVQKKMIKSLRLRLIPPHGEIRLSVPHWYSDRKAEQFVLSRWDWIKEQQKNIHSIHPLARQNYEEGEQILFRGRLYTLRISETEKRRTIKLREDEIHISEKAGIEAAERRSHIESWYRKEMKKLIDPVILSWAAEMKVEPSEWRIKKMNSRWGSCNTRVGRIWLNLELITMRPEIMEYVIVHELAHLLEASHNKRFKTILDSYLPEWRRLSRELKGEMAL; encoded by the coding sequence ATGCATAGACTCTCATTTATAGAAGAAAAGATACTGCATATTCAGGGCTCTCCTGTGAGAGTTCAGAAAAAGATGATAAAGAGCCTTCGTCTGAGGCTGATCCCTCCCCATGGAGAAATAAGGTTATCAGTCCCCCATTGGTATTCCGACAGAAAAGCCGAACAGTTTGTCCTCTCCCGCTGGGATTGGATTAAAGAGCAGCAGAAAAACATACACAGTATCCACCCTCTTGCCCGACAGAACTATGAAGAGGGAGAGCAGATACTCTTCCGTGGAAGACTCTATACCCTCCGAATCTCAGAAACAGAAAAGCGGCGAACCATAAAGCTCAGGGAAGATGAAATACATATATCAGAGAAAGCAGGCATAGAAGCAGCTGAACGTAGGTCACATATTGAATCCTGGTATAGAAAAGAGATGAAGAAACTCATAGATCCGGTAATCCTGAGCTGGGCTGCCGAAATGAAGGTAGAACCCTCGGAGTGGCGGATTAAAAAGATGAATTCCCGATGGGGTTCATGCAATACCAGAGTAGGCCGGATATGGCTGAACCTGGAACTCATAACCATGAGACCCGAAATAATGGAATACGTCATCGTTCATGAACTGGCTCACCTTCTGGAAGCCAGCCACAACAAACGCTTCAAGACCATACTGGATTCATACCTGCCCGAATGGCGTAGACTCAGCAGGGAACTGAAGGGAGAGATGGCTCTTTAA
- a CDS encoding radical SAM protein, translated as MLLINPPTVRNCEPPVALLKLAGALRAAGDEPYILDGAVEAFHWLGRQEAWNADDKRAQRVRKNSSRILASLTGDSSVKSAYDSPDRYTKQVRDLNYLASSSLDSEKYRLTAADLEVEGQSPLKRQDLIRAWKNPQESPFFPWFEQRLEELKKEIRFTHVGISIGFLSQGLTGMSIMGYIRRTWPEVKIQLGGSLITSWLRGPGDCSFLSELSDEVQAGPGEESIVRFRGLEWKGTGLADPGTLYSLPYISPGPILPYSAACGCSWKRCTFCNERWEDNPFKEEAASLVSSNLISLTEKHSPAMIHITDSEISLDLMKAIIRNPPGAPWYSFSHFIKELTSPSFCRDLAGSGCRLLCLGLESGDQDVLDSLQKGIRLDSVRTILRNLKETGIGTYVYVMFGTSTEDKDAALRTRDFILEQKEYIDFINAAVFSMPIMSRELDDLLSMSFYEGDLSLYRDFKHPLGFGRRQVREFMSKDFQGIPEIREILKRTPPVFTSSHAPFFC; from the coding sequence ATGCTGCTTATCAATCCCCCCACCGTCAGAAACTGTGAACCTCCTGTTGCCCTGCTGAAACTTGCAGGGGCTCTTCGTGCCGCCGGGGACGAACCATATATTCTTGACGGAGCCGTAGAGGCTTTTCACTGGCTGGGCAGACAGGAAGCATGGAATGCTGATGATAAAAGAGCACAGAGAGTCCGTAAAAATAGTTCGCGTATCCTGGCAAGCCTCACAGGAGACAGCTCAGTAAAGAGTGCATATGATTCCCCCGACCGCTACACAAAACAGGTCCGGGATCTGAACTATCTGGCATCCTCATCCCTGGATTCTGAAAAATACAGACTGACAGCAGCAGATTTAGAGGTAGAAGGACAGTCTCCTTTAAAACGTCAGGATCTGATCAGAGCCTGGAAGAATCCCCAGGAATCACCCTTTTTCCCATGGTTTGAACAAAGACTGGAAGAGCTGAAAAAAGAGATCAGGTTCACCCATGTCGGTATTTCCATAGGCTTTCTGAGCCAGGGACTTACGGGCATGTCCATCATGGGATATATCCGCAGGACATGGCCGGAGGTAAAGATACAGCTGGGAGGAAGCCTGATCACATCCTGGCTGAGAGGCCCGGGTGACTGCAGCTTTCTTTCAGAGCTGTCGGATGAGGTTCAGGCAGGACCGGGAGAAGAGAGCATCGTCCGATTCAGAGGCCTGGAATGGAAAGGAACAGGTCTGGCTGATCCCGGAACCCTCTACAGCCTTCCCTATATTTCACCCGGCCCCATACTCCCCTATTCCGCCGCCTGCGGCTGCTCCTGGAAACGCTGCACATTCTGTAATGAACGCTGGGAGGACAACCCCTTCAAAGAGGAAGCGGCATCATTGGTCAGCAGTAATCTGATCAGTCTGACAGAGAAACACTCCCCTGCAATGATCCATATTACTGACAGTGAAATAAGCCTGGATCTGATGAAAGCCATCATCCGGAATCCTCCGGGAGCACCCTGGTACAGCTTCAGTCACTTTATCAAAGAATTAACGTCACCCTCATTCTGCCGGGATCTTGCCGGATCAGGCTGTCGTCTGCTCTGCCTTGGCCTGGAATCGGGAGATCAGGATGTGCTGGATTCGCTTCAGAAAGGGATACGGCTGGATTCTGTTCGTACTATTCTCCGAAATCTTAAAGAGACAGGTATAGGAACATATGTTTATGTGATGTTCGGGACAAGCACGGAAGACAAGGATGCAGCCCTCAGGACGAGAGATTTTATCCTGGAACAGAAAGAGTATATAGATTTTATCAATGCAGCTGTGTTCAGCATGCCCATAATGAGCAGGGAACTGGATGATCTGTTATCCATGTCCTTCTACGAAGGAGACCTGAGTCTATACAGGGACTTCAAACATCCTCTCGGTTTTGGAAGAAGACAGGTGAGAGAGTTCATGAGTAAAGATTTTCAGGGCATCCCGGAAATAAGGGAGATTCTCAAACGGACTCCCCCTGTGTTCACCTCCAGTCATGCCCCGTTCTTCTGTTAG
- a CDS encoding Dabb family protein, producing the protein MVRHIVLFSFNYPLDSNEVQELNSNFDKLPSLIPEVVKYAAGSNMSPENLEKGYQMCYVLDFKDAKDRDTYLVHPHHKAFVESAKPVLKDVLVFDFVPGEV; encoded by the coding sequence ATGGTAAGGCATATTGTTTTGTTTTCATTCAATTATCCTCTGGACAGTAATGAGGTTCAGGAACTTAACAGTAATTTTGATAAATTACCCTCTCTGATTCCCGAGGTTGTAAAATATGCTGCAGGAAGCAATATGAGTCCTGAGAATCTGGAAAAAGGGTATCAGATGTGTTATGTCCTTGATTTCAAGGATGCAAAAGACAGGGATACCTACCTGGTCCACCCCCACCATAAGGCCTTTGTGGAATCTGCAAAGCCTGTATTGAAAGACGTTCTTGTTTTTGATTTTGTACCGGGAGAAGTCTGA
- a CDS encoding sugar kinase gives MKDVIVSYGEIMGRFSPDNNRRFRQTMPGPLNVTFAGAESSVAVSLKQLGEKTRYITALPKHSIADACEDSVRRFGVDTSYILRTDAGRLGLYFMETGANQRPSQVIYDRADSSVSVTPGDAYDWENIFADAKWFHISGITQAISKEAAEASILAVTKAKEAGATVSCDLNFRKKLWNWEPGTAPRDLAEKTVRRLLKYVDVVIGNEEDAHDILGIKAGDSDVEAGELDITRYPDVAKQIQQQFPHVSHIAITLRESISANHNNWGAMLYTCKDGSANFAPLDGEEYKPYQIKNIVDRLGGGDSFSAGLIYGLSGEFKDSPRDALEFAVAASCLCHSIEGDFNYSSYEEVMALKNGSTTGRVKR, from the coding sequence ATGAAAGATGTGATTGTATCTTACGGTGAAATAATGGGGAGATTTTCCCCTGATAACAACAGACGTTTCAGACAGACCATGCCCGGTCCTCTGAACGTGACCTTTGCGGGCGCCGAATCCAGTGTGGCCGTCTCTCTTAAACAGCTGGGTGAAAAAACCCGTTATATAACAGCACTCCCCAAGCACAGTATTGCCGATGCCTGCGAAGATTCTGTAAGAAGATTCGGAGTAGACACATCCTATATCCTCAGAACAGATGCCGGACGTCTCGGTCTCTATTTTATGGAGACCGGTGCCAATCAGAGACCCAGCCAGGTCATCTATGATAGAGCAGATTCTTCAGTCTCCGTCACCCCCGGTGATGCCTATGACTGGGAAAATATCTTTGCAGATGCCAAGTGGTTTCACATCAGCGGTATCACCCAGGCTATTTCCAAAGAAGCAGCAGAAGCTTCCATTCTGGCAGTCACCAAGGCTAAAGAAGCGGGAGCTACAGTATCCTGTGACCTGAACTTTCGAAAGAAACTCTGGAACTGGGAACCCGGAACAGCTCCCCGTGATCTTGCTGAAAAAACAGTACGCAGACTTCTCAAATATGTGGATGTGGTTATCGGAAACGAAGAGGATGCCCATGATATTCTGGGGATCAAGGCGGGAGACAGTGACGTCGAAGCCGGAGAACTGGATATTACCCGTTATCCTGATGTTGCAAAACAGATTCAGCAGCAGTTTCCCCATGTAAGCCATATAGCAATTACACTGCGTGAGAGTATTTCTGCAAACCACAATAACTGGGGTGCCATGCTCTATACTTGCAAAGACGGTTCTGCCAACTTTGCACCATTAGACGGTGAGGAATATAAACCTTACCAGATCAAAAATATCGTTGACCGTCTGGGAGGGGGAGACTCCTTTTCTGCCGGTCTGATCTATGGTCTCAGCGGTGAGTTTAAAGACTCTCCCAGGGACGCCCTTGAGTTTGCTGTAGCAGCCTCCTGTCTCTGTCACTCTATAGAGGGAGATTTTAACTACTCTTCCTACGAAGAAGTGATGGCTCTGAAAAATGGTAGTACAACGGGAAGGGTTAAAAGATAA
- a CDS encoding bifunctional 4-hydroxy-2-oxoglutarate aldolase/2-dehydro-3-deoxy-phosphogluconate aldolase — translation MNTIFNDDLKSKLASSGVIAVITIEDAAQAVPLARLLVDEGITAMELTLRTPCALDALEAITKEVPEMNAGVGTVLKASQLDDIISRKALFAVAPGCNTKVIDAALERKFPFGPGITTASEIEAAVEKGCRVLKLFPAEPLGGVSYLKSLNSPYGFLDLKYIPLGGLNVKNMASWLERPEVLAIGGSWIAPNNMINNKDWSGIAANAREAARIVKEVRG, via the coding sequence ATGAATACCATATTTAATGATGATTTGAAGAGTAAACTTGCCTCTTCCGGTGTCATCGCAGTAATAACAATAGAAGATGCCGCTCAGGCAGTTCCCCTGGCCAGACTCCTGGTGGATGAAGGAATCACTGCTATGGAGCTCACTCTGCGAACTCCCTGTGCTCTGGATGCCCTTGAAGCTATAACTAAAGAAGTCCCTGAAATGAATGCCGGGGTGGGAACAGTTCTTAAGGCATCACAGCTTGATGATATAATCAGCCGCAAGGCTCTCTTTGCCGTAGCACCCGGATGTAATACCAAAGTAATTGATGCTGCTCTGGAGAGGAAATTCCCATTCGGCCCCGGAATTACGACTGCTTCTGAAATTGAAGCTGCCGTTGAAAAGGGTTGTCGTGTACTTAAATTATTCCCCGCAGAACCTCTGGGAGGAGTCAGTTATCTTAAATCTCTGAACAGCCCTTATGGATTCCTTGATCTCAAATACATTCCCCTGGGCGGCCTGAATGTAAAAAATATGGCTTCCTGGCTGGAGCGTCCTGAAGTTCTGGCAATCGGCGGTTCCTGGATCGCCCCCAATAACATGATCAATAACAAAGACTGGAGCGGAATTGCGGCTAATGCCCGTGAAGCGGCCCGTATCGTTAAAGAAGTAAGAGGCTGA